CTGTGTTTTTTCGACTTCTCGTTCGTAATTCTCACCGTACACAATTTGAACAAGTCCCAACCGCAAAATTAATACGGAAAATAGGGCAAATACGGTCAAGAAAAGTAAGTTCACACGAAAAGGCACGTGACTTTTTCTTCTTTTTTTCTTTTTCATACCAACACCTACACTTTATAAAACATATATACCATAACACCATAAAATCAGACATTTAGCAAATAAATAGACACCTGGCAGGTGCCTATTTACACAACGTATTTATTCTAAAAGAAAAGCGAGGCATTTTCCATAGTACAAATGAAGGAGCTAATAATACTCTAAGCTGGAGACTCTCCGTCTCCTTCATTTAATACTGGAGGAGTAACAGTCGTTTCTTTTTTGTGCAGAGGCTGTGAGATATGTCTTACACAAAAATAAATGATCGTATGCCCTGCTCCAACAATAGCTAATAAAATGGGAATACTTTTTGCTTCATCAAAAAATAGTACGGCTATTAAAAATAAAGATATGGAAACGACCCGCCCAATATTCAGAAATACTTCTCTGACAACAATGTATTCGATTCTTTTTGAAACAACGTCCTTTGCTCGTCCAATCACATCGTACGTTAGAGAAATGAATGGAACCAACAAAATAGGATAGGCAATAGCAATACAAACAGCATATATAATTAACTTTGGATACGATAAGTTAAAGATAAGCAAAAAGACTGCTCCATAGAGAAGGAGGCCCCCGGTGAAAATAAATCGAAGGCGATTTTTTTGCTTAATAAATCTTGAGGCTACATAGTATCCTACAAACGCCACCGCTGAATTCACCAGTCCATAAGTTCCTAAAGCTAATTCACTTCCCGTCGTAATAAATACCATGACGGATACGACAAAAATGAACGTACCTTCACGCAATCCTTGAAAGAAATGAGCCTGTAATATTCGATTCCAGTCTTTGTTGACTTTTCGTTCAGCCCACACTTCTTTAAATTTGTATACTCCTTCAGCTGCGCGTCTTGTAATAAAAAAACTAAGCACAACGGCACCGACAAACAATAGCAGAGATACACCAAACACAATTTTATACCCAAGTGATTCATACAAAGCGGAAATAACAAAGCCCGCTCCTAAAGGACCAATCATCCCTGCAAAAGAGTTTAAGATCCCTAAAAATCCGTTAAAAAAGTCTCTTGTATCAGGTTCTGTAATTTCAAAAGTTAGCACATTAAAAGCTAGCCAATAAAAGCCATATCCTATACCCAGCAGTCCACCAAGCAATACTAAATACTCGGCTGCGTTAGCTCCACTGACCAATACAGCGATATAAAAAACAGCTAAAAAAGATACGCCTAACCTTAAAACCACAACCCGGTCAATTCGTTTGGCCCATTTACCTGCTAAAATAAACGTAAGCGGCTGAAGCACCACTACCGCTAAATTATAAATAGCGAGATCCGAAAATTCGCCTGATTGTTTCCACAGATAAATGTTAACAAACGAATTGGAAATTGAAATAGCCAAGGCATAAAGACCGCCTATAATTAAAAGCAAAAGTAAATCTTTACTAACTTCTATATCTCCAACTACTTTTTTTAATAAAGGCATATCAAAAAACTCCTTTTCTCTTCTACACCTAGTGTGTGAAAAAGAAAAGGAGATATGTAAAAGAATTGGAAAACAAAAAAGCCAGTAAAGGTAATAATTACTTTACTGGCTCTTAAATACGTCTTCAGCTTATTTTGCAGCGTCGTAACGCTTAGCAACTTCGTCCCATTTTACAACATTAAAGAATGCTGAAATGTAATCTGGACGGCGGTTTTGATAATTTAAGTAGTAAGCGTGCTCCCAAACGTCTAGACCAAGAATTGGCGTTTTGCCTTCCATTAATGGGCTATCTTGGTTTGGTGTGCTTGTTACTTCTAATTGGCCGTTGTTTACAACTAACCAAGCCCAGCCAGAACCGAAGCGAGTTTTAGCTGCATTTGCAAATTCTTCTTTGAATTGATCAAAGCTGCCGAATTTGCTAGCGATAGCGTCTGCTAATTCACCAGTTGGAGCACCGCCGCCGTTAGGGCAAAGGATTGTCCAAAATAATGAGTGGTTCGCATGACCGCCACCGTTATTGCGTACTGCTGTACGGATATCTTCAGGAACAGCATCTAAGTTTGAAATTAACTCTTCAATACTTTTGCTTTCTAAATCCGCTTTGCCTTCAACAGCAGCGTTTAGGTTTGTAACATATGTGTTGTGATGTTTTGTGTGGTGAATATTCATTGTTTCTTTGTCGATATGTGGTTCCAGTGCATCGTATGCATAAGGTAGTTCTGGTAATTTGTAAGCCATGAATAATTCCTCCTTCAAAATATGTAAGCATTTTGGCGCAAAAGCACCATATACGTTTAGATTAGCAAATTTACCCTACTCTTTCAAATAAAAAGTACCTAATCCATGATTTATATTTACCTAATTCCCATTCGCTATTCTTTTAAACATAAAAAAAGCTTCTTTTTCTCAAAAGAAGCTTTGAATAGACAATAGTATGGCGGAGGAAGAGGGATTCGAACCCCCGCGGGCTTTAACACCCCTGTCGGTTTTCAAGACCGATCCCTTCAGCCGGACTTGGGTATTCCTCCAACCCTATAAATGGTGGACCCTGCAGGACTCGAACCTGCGACCGGACGGTTATGAGCCGTCTGCTCTAACCAGCTGAGCTAAGGGTCCACGTGGCTCCACAGGTAGGACTCGAACCTACGACCGATCGGTTAACAGCCGATAGCTCTACCACTGAGCTACTGTGGAACAATATGAATTATGTATGTCACAAACGTAAATTGGAAAATAGCGGCGGAGGGGATCGAACCCCCGACCTCACGGGTATGAACCGTACGCTCTAGCCAGCTGAGCTACACCGCCATGGCTCCACAGGTAGGACTCGAACCTACGACCGATCGGTTAACAGCCGATAGCTCTACCACTGAGCTACTGTGGAACAATATAACATTTACTAGCGACATTAAAAATTTAACATGTTTCTGGCCTAAAGTCAATATATTATTTTAAAACAGCGTATAAAAAATAGGCAATCATCAACAGTTGAATAAATCCTTTCGAGATAGCGC
The genomic region above belongs to Priestia megaterium and contains:
- a CDS encoding MFS transporter, with protein sequence MPLLKKVVGDIEVSKDLLLLLIIGGLYALAISISNSFVNIYLWKQSGEFSDLAIYNLAVVVLQPLTFILAGKWAKRIDRVVVLRLGVSFLAVFYIAVLVSGANAAEYLVLLGGLLGIGYGFYWLAFNVLTFEITEPDTRDFFNGFLGILNSFAGMIGPLGAGFVISALYESLGYKIVFGVSLLLFVGAVVLSFFITRRAAEGVYKFKEVWAERKVNKDWNRILQAHFFQGLREGTFIFVVSVMVFITTGSELALGTYGLVNSAVAFVGYYVASRFIKQKNRLRFIFTGGLLLYGAVFLLIFNLSYPKLIIYAVCIAIAYPILLVPFISLTYDVIGRAKDVVSKRIEYIVVREVFLNIGRVVSISLFLIAVLFFDEAKSIPILLAIVGAGHTIIYFCVRHISQPLHKKETTVTPPVLNEGDGESPA
- the sodA gene encoding superoxide dismutase SodA, which produces MAYKLPELPYAYDALEPHIDKETMNIHHTKHHNTYVTNLNAAVEGKADLESKSIEELISNLDAVPEDIRTAVRNNGGGHANHSLFWTILCPNGGGAPTGELADAIASKFGSFDQFKEEFANAAKTRFGSGWAWLVVNNGQLEVTSTPNQDSPLMEGKTPILGLDVWEHAYYLNYQNRRPDYISAFFNVVKWDEVAKRYDAAK